One Azoarcus sp. DN11 DNA segment encodes these proteins:
- a CDS encoding Lrp/AsnC family transcriptional regulator, protein MDNLDHQLISLLRNNARMSVANLAHKLKVSRGTVTNRIAKLENDGIIVGYTVKLRPDSQPNEIRAWMSIVVAGNETRSVIASLLGEPGVASLHDTNGRWDLLAELRAENLTELSNVLERIRLIRSIQQTETSIHLASYRGEGA, encoded by the coding sequence ATGGACAACCTGGACCACCAACTGATCAGCCTCCTGCGCAACAACGCACGCATGAGCGTCGCCAACCTCGCGCACAAGCTCAAGGTGTCGCGCGGCACCGTCACGAACCGCATCGCCAAGCTCGAGAACGACGGAATCATCGTCGGCTACACGGTCAAGCTCAGGCCGGATTCGCAGCCCAACGAGATCCGCGCATGGATGAGCATCGTCGTCGCCGGCAACGAGACCCGCTCGGTGATCGCCAGCCTGCTCGGCGAACCCGGCGTCGCCTCGCTGCACGACACCAACGGCCGCTGGGACCTGCTCGCCGAGCTGCGCGCCGAGAACCTCACGGAGCTCTCCAACGTGCTCGAACGCATCCGCCTGATCCGCAGCATCCAGCAAACGGAAACCAGCATCCACCTTGCGAGCTACCGCGGCGAAGGGGCCTGA
- a CDS encoding ornithine cyclodeaminase yields MKTGNRISTRFLSAERAAELVAAKGIAVCLAGMAEYIRADFLRWHEFEKTARVANHSDDGVIELMPIADDSLYSFKYVNGHPKNHRFGLSTVMAFGVLADVDTGAPTLVSELTLTTALRTAATSAVAARALARPDSRRMALIGNGAQSEFQALAFHHLLGITEFHLFDVDPAATDKLMRNLERMGLAARRFASAKEAVKGCDIVTTVTADKTNATILTPDMIEPGMHINAVGGDCPGKTELHADVLRMGRVFCEFEPQSRIEGDMQQMPADFAVTELWNVLAGKVPGRQAADEVTVFDSVGFALEDFSALRFMRDLAIELGVEEEISLIPDLADPKNLFGSVPVGAALRTAVRELQVA; encoded by the coding sequence ATGAAGACCGGCAACCGTATCTCCACCCGCTTCCTGAGCGCCGAGCGCGCCGCCGAGTTGGTCGCGGCAAAGGGCATTGCAGTCTGTCTTGCGGGCATGGCGGAGTACATCCGTGCGGATTTCTTGCGCTGGCACGAGTTTGAGAAGACGGCTCGTGTCGCCAACCATTCGGACGACGGCGTGATCGAGCTGATGCCGATCGCGGACGACTCGCTGTACTCGTTCAAGTACGTGAATGGTCATCCGAAAAACCACCGCTTCGGCCTGAGCACCGTGATGGCCTTCGGCGTGCTCGCCGACGTCGATACCGGCGCGCCGACCCTGGTCAGCGAGCTGACGCTGACGACCGCGCTGCGCACCGCCGCGACGTCGGCGGTCGCGGCCCGCGCGCTGGCACGTCCGGACAGCAGGCGCATGGCGCTGATCGGCAACGGCGCACAGAGCGAATTCCAGGCGCTGGCCTTCCATCACTTGCTGGGCATTACCGAGTTCCATCTGTTCGACGTCGATCCCGCGGCGACCGACAAGCTGATGCGCAACCTCGAACGGATGGGCCTCGCTGCGAGGCGCTTCGCCAGCGCGAAGGAAGCCGTGAAGGGCTGCGATATCGTCACGACCGTGACCGCCGACAAGACCAATGCGACGATCCTGACGCCCGACATGATCGAGCCGGGCATGCACATCAACGCGGTGGGCGGTGACTGCCCGGGCAAGACCGAACTGCACGCCGACGTGCTGCGCATGGGTCGCGTGTTCTGCGAGTTCGAGCCGCAGTCGCGCATCGAAGGGGACATGCAGCAGATGCCGGCCGACTTCGCGGTGACGGAGCTGTGGAACGTGCTCGCGGGCAAGGTGCCGGGCCGTCAGGCTGCTGACGAAGTCACGGTGTTCGACTCGGTCGGTTTTGCGCTGGAGGACTTCTCCGCGCTGCGCTTCATGCGCGATCTGGCGATCGAACTGGGTGTCGAGGAAGAGATCTCGCTGATCCCCGATCTCGCCGATCCGAAGAATCTGTTCGGCAGCGTGCCGGTCGGTGCAGCGCTGCGCACGGCGGTTCGCGAGCTGCAGGTCGCCTGA
- the gcvA gene encoding transcriptional regulator GcvA: MRRRIPSIEALVAFEAAARHLNFTRAADSLSLTQSAVCKQIAALEDYLGVPLFNRIKKRISLTEAGAIYAKRVSEDLDRLERNTISLMSHRGERNVLELAVIPTFGSRWLIPRLAQFHAANQGITVNLTTRSDPFVFTETSFDAAIHFGSPAWPGAISHPLFGEEMVPVCSPELLAAHPCRVPRDLADLPLLHQSNRHAAWQRWFLAAGVKDVDAMGGPRFDLFSMLVEAACTGLGVALVPRFLALSELESGQLIIPFDRPLRSEMGYHLVYPDPPSTNPALRRFTEWLLAEAAAYRGAPKPAADRTK, encoded by the coding sequence ATGCGTCGGCGCATTCCCAGTATCGAAGCCCTGGTTGCCTTCGAGGCTGCGGCCCGCCACCTGAACTTCACGCGCGCGGCCGATTCGCTGTCGCTGACGCAAAGCGCAGTGTGCAAGCAGATCGCCGCACTCGAGGATTATCTCGGCGTTCCCCTCTTCAACCGGATCAAGAAACGCATTTCGCTGACCGAGGCCGGCGCAATTTACGCGAAGCGCGTCTCCGAAGACCTGGACCGCCTCGAACGCAATACGATCTCGCTGATGTCGCACCGCGGCGAACGCAACGTCCTCGAGCTCGCGGTCATTCCGACGTTCGGCTCGCGCTGGCTGATTCCGCGTCTCGCGCAATTCCATGCCGCCAATCAGGGAATTACCGTGAATCTGACGACGCGCTCGGACCCGTTCGTATTTACCGAGACGTCCTTCGACGCGGCGATTCATTTCGGCTCGCCAGCGTGGCCAGGCGCGATTTCGCATCCGCTATTCGGCGAGGAAATGGTCCCGGTATGCAGCCCCGAATTGCTCGCGGCCCACCCCTGCCGGGTGCCACGCGATCTCGCCGACCTGCCGCTACTGCATCAGTCGAACCGGCATGCGGCGTGGCAGCGCTGGTTCCTGGCGGCCGGCGTCAAGGACGTGGACGCGATGGGCGGGCCGCGCTTCGACCTCTTCTCGATGCTCGTCGAAGCAGCGTGCACCGGCCTCGGGGTCGCGCTGGTGCCCCGTTTCCTCGCGCTGAGCGAGCTCGAATCGGGCCAGCTGATCATCCCCTTCGACCGGCCGCTGCGCTCCGAGATGGGCTATCACCTCGTCTATCCCGACCCACCGAGCACGAACCCGGCCCTGCGACGTTTCACCGAATGGCTACTGGCCGAGGCAGCGGCCTACCGGGGCGCCCCGAAGCCCGCCGCGGACCGCACGAAGTAG
- a CDS encoding DUF3422 domain-containing protein: MNLANTLNHPLRLALASEIHSRPFMVIDAPARISHLAVHWDGQPERHDELLESLCNRFGIAPPKSGAQHFFHDVGHFRIKWERHSEFSTFTFVEPEPLGDADFDQPAIRHVPADWLESLDGAVIVASHIHTERGEPLDIADERLQALLPKSPRVGSRVLSGGEIWTDFQVGPDGFSRFLIRDTGLREAQMGRLVQRICEIETYLMMALLALPLARQCNARLDRIEEDLGGFGAQMRALDIDADAEELLREISNLDGQTRAMSLSTGYRFSASQAYYHIVQARIGELRERRIEGVPTIGEFMERRLAPAMDTCMSVAERQEALASNVSRANDMLRTRVSLAQERQNQNVLESLSRNARLQLKLQQAVEGLSVVALSYYGIGLASYALKALNGWGIDIPVDRAVGLALPLVAGVAWFGLRRMHERLHQGGKRPVPVPSPLGRLAVIERR, from the coding sequence ATGAATCTAGCCAATACCCTGAATCATCCCCTGCGTCTCGCGCTCGCCAGCGAAATCCACTCCCGGCCGTTCATGGTAATCGATGCGCCCGCGCGCATCTCGCACCTCGCGGTGCACTGGGATGGCCAGCCGGAGCGGCACGACGAGCTGCTTGAATCGTTGTGCAACCGCTTCGGCATTGCTCCGCCCAAATCCGGGGCGCAGCATTTCTTTCACGATGTGGGCCATTTCCGCATCAAGTGGGAGCGCCACAGCGAGTTCTCCACCTTCACGTTTGTCGAACCAGAGCCGCTAGGTGACGCCGACTTCGACCAGCCGGCGATACGCCATGTGCCGGCCGACTGGCTCGAGTCGCTGGACGGCGCGGTGATCGTCGCGTCGCACATCCACACCGAGCGGGGCGAACCGCTCGACATCGCCGACGAGCGGTTGCAGGCGCTGCTCCCGAAATCGCCGCGGGTCGGCAGCCGGGTCCTGTCCGGCGGGGAGATCTGGACCGACTTCCAGGTCGGGCCGGATGGCTTCTCGCGCTTCCTGATCCGCGACACCGGGCTGCGCGAAGCCCAGATGGGCCGGCTCGTGCAGCGCATCTGCGAGATCGAGACCTACCTGATGATGGCTTTGCTCGCGTTGCCGCTCGCGCGCCAGTGCAACGCACGGCTCGATCGCATCGAGGAGGACCTCGGCGGCTTCGGCGCGCAGATGCGTGCGCTCGACATCGACGCCGACGCCGAAGAGCTCCTGCGCGAGATCTCCAACCTCGACGGCCAGACGCGTGCGATGTCGCTCAGTACCGGATACCGCTTCAGTGCGTCGCAGGCTTATTACCACATCGTGCAGGCCCGTATCGGCGAGTTGCGCGAGCGGCGCATCGAAGGGGTGCCGACGATCGGCGAGTTCATGGAGCGTCGCCTCGCGCCGGCGATGGACACCTGCATGTCGGTTGCGGAGCGCCAGGAGGCGCTGGCGAGCAACGTCAGCCGCGCCAACGACATGCTGCGCACGCGCGTCAGCCTCGCGCAGGAGCGGCAGAACCAGAACGTGCTCGAAAGCCTGAGCCGCAATGCGCGCCTGCAGCTGAAATTGCAGCAGGCGGTCGAAGGCTTGTCCGTCGTTGCGCTCTCCTATTACGGTATCGGTCTGGCTTCCTATGCGCTCAAGGCGTTGAATGGCTGGGGGATCGACATTCCGGTTGATCGCGCGGTCGGGCTGGCGCTGCCGCTCGTGGCGGGCGTGGCTTGGTTCGGCCTGCGGCGCATGCACGAGCGCCTGCACCAGGGCGGCAAGCGCCCCGTTCCTGTTCCTTCACCTCTGGGCCGTCTGGCTGTCATCGAGCGCCGCTGA
- a CDS encoding AraC family transcriptional regulator, with protein MATVIPSVGDPTRGPAATPVAFIRAIVAAYRRYGINPANALREAQIPPAALENPAARVTAGQMEIMSAVAMQELDDEALGWFSRRLPWGSYGMLCRASITAPDLRVALKRWCRHHRLLTDDILLHLDDDGAVATLRIEVRRYLGEMHEFCLVTLLRYVLGYACWAIDSRIPLLAACFPFPAPPHKSVYPLLFQGPVQFDAERAEIRFDAQYLRLSLRRDEAALQQMLRRALPLTVLQYRRDRLLVQRVRHLLRERLDEGATAETLAERLHLSPRTLHRQLDEEGASLQELKDEARRERAIELLRRTNRTVKQIALSVGFRNEKSFARAFRQWTGESPSAFRERSAALDDSQTAQR; from the coding sequence ATGGCAACGGTGATCCCTTCGGTCGGCGACCCTACGCGCGGCCCCGCGGCGACGCCGGTCGCTTTCATCCGCGCAATCGTCGCGGCCTATCGCCGTTACGGAATCAATCCTGCCAACGCCTTGCGCGAGGCACAGATTCCACCGGCTGCGCTCGAAAACCCCGCCGCACGCGTCACCGCCGGGCAGATGGAGATCATGTCGGCGGTCGCGATGCAGGAACTGGACGACGAGGCGCTGGGGTGGTTTTCGCGCCGTCTGCCGTGGGGCAGCTACGGCATGCTGTGCCGCGCGTCGATCACGGCGCCCGACCTCAGGGTCGCGCTCAAGCGCTGGTGCCGCCACCATCGCCTGCTCACCGACGACATCCTGCTGCACCTCGACGACGACGGCGCGGTCGCGACGCTGCGTATCGAAGTGCGCCGCTATCTCGGCGAGATGCACGAGTTCTGCCTCGTGACGCTGCTGCGCTACGTGTTGGGCTATGCGTGCTGGGCGATCGACTCGCGCATCCCCCTGCTCGCGGCCTGTTTCCCCTTTCCCGCCCCACCGCACAAGAGCGTCTATCCGCTGCTGTTCCAGGGGCCGGTGCAGTTCGACGCCGAACGCGCCGAGATCCGTTTCGATGCGCAATACCTGCGCCTGTCGCTGCGGCGCGACGAAGCGGCCCTGCAGCAGATGCTGCGCCGCGCGCTGCCGCTCACGGTACTGCAATACCGCCGCGACCGCCTGCTGGTGCAGCGCGTACGTCACCTGCTGCGCGAACGGCTGGACGAAGGCGCGACCGCTGAGACGCTCGCCGAGCGCCTGCACCTGTCGCCGCGCACGCTGCATCGTCAGCTCGACGAGGAAGGCGCGTCGCTGCAAGAATTGAAGGACGAGGCGCGGCGCGAGCGGGCGATCGAGTTGCTGCGGCGGACGAACCGCACCGTCAAGCAGATCGCACTGTCGGTCGGTTTTCGCAACGAGAAGAGCTTCGCGCGCGCGTTCCGGCAGTGGACGGGAGAATCGCCGAGCGCCTTTCGCGAGCGCTCAGCGGCGCTCGATGACAGCCAGACGGCCCAGAGGTGA
- a CDS encoding isovaleryl-CoA dehydrogenase, which translates to MNIPSLNFHHGETIEALRDAVRQFAETEIASRAAAIDRENEFPADLWKKFGDMGLLGMTVEEEYGGTQMGYLAHIIAMEEISRASASVGLSYGAHSNLCVNQIRRNGNAAQKDKYLPKLISGDHVGALAMSEPNAGSDVVSMKLRADKKGDRYVLNGSKMWITNGGDADTLVVYAKTDINAGPKGITAFIVEKGMKGFSHGTHLDKLGMRGSNTFPLFFDDVEVPEENVLGGVGNGVKVLMSGLDYERTVLCGGPLGIMAACMDVVVPYLHERKQFGQSIGEFQLMQGKIADMYSVWSATRAYVYAVGQACDRADHARTLRKDAAGAILYSAEKATWMAGEAIQTLGGVGYTNEYATGRLWRDAKLYEIGAGTSEIRRMLIGRELFAETL; encoded by the coding sequence ATGAACATCCCCAGCCTGAACTTCCACCACGGCGAAACCATCGAGGCACTGCGCGACGCGGTGCGCCAGTTCGCCGAGACCGAAATTGCGTCGCGCGCCGCCGCGATCGACCGCGAGAACGAATTCCCCGCCGACCTGTGGAAGAAGTTCGGCGACATGGGGCTGCTGGGCATGACCGTCGAGGAGGAATACGGCGGCACGCAGATGGGCTACCTCGCGCACATCATCGCGATGGAAGAAATCTCGCGTGCGTCGGCGTCGGTCGGCCTCTCCTACGGCGCGCACTCCAACCTGTGTGTGAACCAGATCCGCCGCAACGGCAACGCCGCCCAGAAGGACAAGTACCTGCCGAAGCTGATCTCGGGCGACCACGTCGGCGCGCTGGCGATGAGCGAGCCGAACGCCGGCTCGGACGTCGTGTCGATGAAGCTGCGCGCCGACAAGAAAGGCGATCGCTACGTGCTCAACGGCTCGAAGATGTGGATCACCAACGGCGGTGACGCGGACACGCTGGTCGTGTACGCGAAGACCGACATCAACGCCGGTCCGAAGGGCATCACCGCCTTCATCGTCGAGAAGGGCATGAAGGGTTTCAGCCACGGCACCCACCTCGACAAGCTCGGCATGCGCGGCTCGAACACCTTCCCGCTGTTCTTCGACGACGTCGAAGTCCCGGAAGAGAACGTGCTGGGCGGCGTCGGCAACGGCGTCAAGGTGCTGATGAGCGGTCTCGACTACGAGCGCACCGTGCTTTGCGGCGGCCCGCTCGGCATCATGGCCGCGTGCATGGACGTCGTCGTGCCCTACCTGCACGAGCGCAAGCAGTTCGGCCAGTCGATCGGCGAATTCCAGCTGATGCAGGGCAAGATCGCCGACATGTACTCGGTGTGGAGCGCGACGCGCGCCTATGTGTATGCCGTCGGCCAGGCCTGCGACCGCGCCGACCACGCGCGCACGCTGCGCAAGGACGCGGCCGGCGCGATCCTGTATTCGGCCGAAAAGGCGACCTGGATGGCGGGCGAGGCTATCCAGACCCTGGGTGGCGTCGGCTACACCAACGAATACGCAACCGGCCGCCTGTGGCGCGACGCGAAACTCTACGAGATCGGCGCCGGCACGAGCGAGATCCGCCGCATGCTGATCGGTCGTGAGCTGTTTGCGGAGACCCTGTGA
- a CDS encoding carboxyl transferase domain-containing protein, giving the protein MSVIKSSINTRSPDFAGNAEAMRKLVGDLRDKAAEVALGGGESARAKHTARGKLLPRDRVNHLLDPGTPFLEIGQMAAYGMYDGDAPSAGVIAGIGRVKGVECMIVANDATVKGGSYFPMTVKKHLRAQEIAQMNNLTCVYLVDSGGANLPTQDEVFPDRDHFGRIFFNQANMSAQGIPQIAVVMGSCTAGGAYVPAMSDEAVIVKNQGTIFLGGPPLVKAATGEVVSAEDLGGGDVHTRISGVADHLAENDAHALYIARSIVSNLNRQKPVSLKVGAGEEPLYDPEEIYGIIPADPRKPYDVREVIARVVDGSRFDEFKSRYGTTLVTGFAQLYGYPVGIVANNGILFGESAQKGAHFVELCAQRGIPLLFLQNITGFMVGRKYENGGIAKDGAKMVTAVATAQVPKLTMIMGGSFGAGNYGMCGRAYSPRFLWMWPNARVSVMGGEQAASVLSTVRRDGIEAKGGTWSKEDEEAFKAPIREQYEVQGHPYYATARLWDDGVIDPAQSRRVLGLSLSATLNAPIPQTKFGVFRM; this is encoded by the coding sequence ATGAGCGTGATCAAGTCTTCCATCAACACGCGCAGCCCGGACTTCGCGGGCAACGCCGAGGCGATGCGCAAGCTCGTCGGCGACCTGCGCGACAAGGCGGCGGAAGTCGCGCTCGGCGGCGGCGAATCGGCGCGCGCGAAGCACACCGCGCGCGGCAAGCTGCTGCCGCGTGACCGGGTGAACCACCTGCTCGACCCGGGCACACCTTTCCTCGAGATCGGTCAGATGGCGGCCTACGGCATGTACGACGGCGATGCGCCCTCGGCGGGCGTGATCGCCGGCATCGGCCGCGTGAAGGGCGTCGAATGCATGATCGTCGCCAACGACGCGACGGTGAAGGGCGGCAGCTACTTCCCGATGACGGTGAAGAAGCACCTGCGCGCGCAGGAAATCGCGCAGATGAACAACCTGACCTGCGTCTATCTCGTCGACTCAGGCGGCGCGAACCTGCCGACGCAGGACGAAGTCTTCCCCGACCGCGATCACTTCGGCCGCATCTTCTTCAACCAGGCCAACATGAGCGCGCAGGGCATCCCGCAGATTGCGGTCGTGATGGGCTCCTGCACCGCCGGCGGTGCCTACGTGCCGGCGATGAGCGACGAGGCGGTGATCGTCAAGAACCAGGGCACGATCTTCCTCGGCGGTCCTCCGCTGGTGAAGGCCGCGACCGGTGAAGTCGTCAGCGCCGAAGACCTCGGCGGCGGCGACGTGCATACCCGCATCTCGGGCGTCGCGGACCACCTCGCGGAGAACGACGCGCACGCGCTCTACATCGCGCGCAGCATCGTGTCGAACCTCAATCGCCAGAAACCCGTGTCGCTGAAGGTCGGCGCCGGCGAGGAGCCGCTGTACGACCCCGAGGAGATCTACGGCATCATCCCCGCCGACCCGCGCAAACCCTACGACGTACGCGAAGTGATCGCCCGCGTCGTCGACGGCTCGCGTTTCGACGAGTTCAAGTCGCGCTACGGCACGACCCTCGTCACCGGCTTCGCGCAGCTCTATGGCTACCCGGTGGGCATCGTCGCGAACAACGGCATCCTGTTCGGCGAATCGGCGCAGAAGGGCGCGCACTTCGTCGAGCTGTGCGCGCAGCGCGGCATCCCGCTGCTCTTCCTGCAGAACATCACCGGCTTCATGGTCGGGCGCAAGTACGAGAACGGCGGCATCGCCAAGGACGGCGCGAAGATGGTGACGGCCGTCGCGACCGCGCAGGTGCCCAAGCTGACGATGATCATGGGGGGCTCCTTCGGCGCCGGCAACTACGGCATGTGCGGCCGCGCCTACTCGCCGCGTTTCCTGTGGATGTGGCCCAACGCGCGCGTTTCCGTGATGGGCGGCGAGCAGGCGGCGAGCGTGCTGTCGACCGTGCGCCGCGACGGCATCGAAGCCAAGGGCGGCACCTGGAGCAAGGAAGACGAGGAGGCGTTCAAGGCGCCGATCCGCGAACAATACGAAGTGCAGGGCCACCCCTACTACGCGACCGCGCGCCTGTGGGACGACGGCGTGATCGACCCGGCGCAGAGCCGCCGCGTGCTGGGCCTGTCGCTGTCCGCGACGCTCAACGCGCCGATCCCGCAGACGAAGTTCGGCGTGTTCCGGATGTAA
- a CDS encoding acetyl/propionyl/methylcrotonyl-CoA carboxylase subunit alpha — protein MFEKILIANRGEIACRVIKTARRMGIKTVAVYSEADANARHVRLADEAVLIGPAAAKESYLVIDRIIAAAKRTGAQAIHPGYGFLSENEDFCDACEREGIVFIGPPVSAIHAMGSKSEAKKLMEAARVPLTPGYHGDNQEPDYLHQQADQIGYPVLIKAAAGGGGKGMRLVEKSDDFIAALASCKREAASSFGDEHVLVEKYITRPRHIEIQVFGDTHGNCVYLFERDCSVQRRHQKVLEEAPAPGMTPERRAEMGKAAVEAAKAVGYVGAGTVEFIANQDGSFYFMEMNTRLQVEHPVTEMITGLDLVEWQLRVASGEPLPLAQEQLQIRGHALEARIYAEDPAKGFLPSTGKLLHLAPPAEGLHVRVDTGVEEGDEISPFYDPMIAKLIVWDENRDQALARMLQALADYRVVGVANNIEFLSRLTNCPAFAGADLDTGLIEREKAYLFPEGEEPAAEAWFVAALGELRREAACAEDEAEGGSDPSSPWHARDGWRLNATAKRELIFRFGEMQKSVQVAYRGGNRYTLGVDGRSTEARGRLDDRGHMRVEFDGTRMDATLITAGRMRHVFLHGRSWQFANVDPLHYTGEGGGAEGGLLAPMPGKVIALLAEAGTQVEKGAPLLILEAMKMEHTITAPAAGTLKAFRFAVGDQVGDGVELVEFEPAKG, from the coding sequence ATGTTCGAAAAGATCCTGATCGCGAACCGCGGGGAAATCGCTTGTAGAGTGATCAAGACCGCGCGCCGCATGGGCATCAAGACCGTCGCCGTCTACTCCGAGGCCGACGCCAACGCCCGCCACGTGCGCCTCGCCGACGAGGCCGTGCTGATCGGCCCGGCCGCGGCGAAGGAAAGCTATCTCGTCATCGACCGTATCATCGCCGCTGCGAAGCGGACCGGCGCGCAGGCGATCCACCCCGGCTACGGCTTCCTGTCCGAGAACGAGGACTTCTGCGACGCCTGCGAGCGCGAAGGTATCGTCTTCATCGGGCCACCGGTGTCAGCGATCCATGCGATGGGCTCGAAGTCCGAAGCGAAGAAGTTGATGGAAGCGGCCCGCGTGCCGCTCACGCCCGGCTATCACGGCGACAACCAGGAGCCGGATTACCTGCACCAGCAGGCCGACCAGATCGGTTACCCGGTGCTGATCAAGGCCGCAGCGGGCGGCGGCGGCAAGGGCATGCGTCTGGTCGAGAAGTCGGACGACTTCATCGCCGCGCTCGCCTCGTGCAAGAGGGAAGCGGCATCGTCCTTCGGCGACGAGCACGTGCTGGTCGAGAAGTACATCACCCGCCCACGCCACATCGAGATCCAGGTCTTCGGCGACACGCACGGAAACTGCGTGTACCTCTTCGAGCGCGACTGTTCGGTGCAGCGCCGCCACCAGAAAGTGCTGGAAGAAGCGCCCGCGCCCGGCATGACGCCCGAGCGCCGCGCGGAGATGGGCAAGGCCGCGGTCGAGGCCGCGAAGGCCGTCGGTTACGTGGGTGCCGGCACCGTCGAGTTCATCGCCAACCAGGACGGCTCCTTCTACTTCATGGAGATGAACACGCGCCTGCAGGTCGAGCACCCGGTCACCGAGATGATCACCGGGCTGGACCTCGTCGAATGGCAATTGCGCGTCGCCTCGGGCGAGCCGCTGCCGCTCGCGCAGGAGCAGCTGCAGATCCGCGGCCATGCGCTCGAAGCGCGGATTTACGCCGAAGACCCCGCGAAGGGCTTCCTGCCCTCGACTGGTAAATTGCTGCACTTGGCACCCCCGGCCGAAGGCCTGCACGTCCGCGTCGACACCGGCGTCGAGGAGGGCGACGAGATCAGCCCCTTCTACGATCCGATGATCGCGAAGCTGATCGTGTGGGACGAGAACCGCGATCAGGCGCTCGCCCGCATGCTGCAGGCGCTGGCGGACTACCGCGTGGTGGGTGTCGCGAACAACATCGAGTTCCTGTCGCGCCTGACGAACTGCCCGGCCTTCGCCGGCGCGGACCTCGACACGGGCCTGATCGAGCGCGAAAAGGCCTATCTGTTCCCCGAAGGCGAGGAGCCAGCGGCCGAGGCCTGGTTCGTCGCGGCCCTCGGCGAGCTGCGTCGCGAAGCCGCATGCGCCGAGGACGAGGCGGAGGGCGGCTCCGATCCGAGCTCGCCGTGGCATGCCCGCGATGGCTGGCGCCTGAACGCCACCGCCAAGCGCGAACTGATCTTCCGCTTCGGCGAGATGCAGAAGAGCGTGCAGGTCGCCTACCGCGGCGGCAACCGCTACACGCTCGGCGTCGATGGCCGCAGCACCGAAGCGCGCGGCCGGCTCGACGACCGTGGCCACATGCGTGTCGAGTTCGACGGTACGCGCATGGACGCGACCCTGATCACCGCGGGCCGCATGCGCCACGTGTTCCTGCACGGCCGCAGCTGGCAGTTCGCCAACGTCGACCCGCTGCACTACACGGGCGAGGGCGGCGGTGCTGAAGGCGGATTGCTTGCGCCGATGCCGGGCAAGGTCATCGCGCTGCTCGCGGAAGCTGGTACCCAGGTCGAGAAGGGCGCGCCGCTGCTGATCCTCGAAGCGATGAAGATGGAGCACACCATCACCGCACCGGCGGCTGGTACGCTCAAGGCGTTCCGCTTCGCCGTCGGCGACCAGGTCGGCGACGGCGTGGAACTCGTCGAGTTCGAACCCGCGAAGGGCTGA